In Salvia splendens isolate huo1 unplaced genomic scaffold, SspV2 ctg387, whole genome shotgun sequence, the genomic window tattgatttgagagtgaactttttttaaaaaaagaaatgtgacatctttttaaaatagtttattaaatgaatggagaatagaataaaaaagaGAATTAATTTTTGCCAAAATAAAAACGACTCAATTATCTTGGAACTTCTCGAAATAGAAAAATAGGGCTCTATTAATCAAAATGGAGGCAAGATAAATTTAGTATTAATCCGTCAACAGTAACTACTACTACGATGTATTAATCCATCAACAATAACTACTACTATGACGTATTAATCccccgtcccaaggaagatgactcatTCCTTGGGTAGCACGAAGTTtcatgcagttttattttgtgtgttaggtggataGAGCAAagtagtaagagagaagaaataaagtagagataaaattgtttccatttatagtaatgagtcatcttggatgagatgagacaaataaaaaaggaacGTGGGTCATCtctagtgggacggagggagtatcatattTTCCAAAACACGTGCGAAAAGGAACGGGATCGTGTTTATTGGGACGGGAGAAGTATATGCTAGGGTTGGTATACTGTCTAAAAGCAAGTTCTGAGAATGCATAGTTATTGCATAAGTTTCGAACTCGTATCTACTTTTCGACCGGTGtaagaagaagtaattttatcacAATGTGTTTGTCATGTCCGGAAAAATATAAACTTCGAActacaagaaaacaaaaatttgTGCAATAAACAGTAAGGTGTAACTCTTAgaataagtaaaaaaattaagcaaatagagaatttaataatatatttgaGCAATTACATAATACTACCAGTACttggtattttatttataagggGGGACTGCTATGTGTGCGAAAGTAGCAAATTAATAATAGCAAAAGTGGAtcatagtataattttttaataataaaaaaaacaataataataatgttgTGCAATTAAAAATTGCTTAAATTATATGCGTAATCCATGCTATCTTATTTATTCTgccatatataaatattttatcactATTAGGCTCGACCTTGTATATTTATTTGGACAAAAGTCCCTTTTTGGTCCTTAATATTtggcgatttttttattttggtccataacattatcttttgaattatttggtccctcacaaataaaaatcgATCAAATTTGGTCCGAAATGAATGGAACCGTTAAAATTTAACAGTCAACGGGTTTTAAATCAATTTTGACCAGATTAAGTTAATAATTATGTTTAATTAATGTCTAATATCTAattagaattttattttatttttttaaagaaaaagatTCATCCAAATCTGTAAATCCGTATCTCAACTCATCTGCCAAATCCACCAATTCCTCCAGTTACTCTTGTGTTATAAGTAATCTCAATCACTCTCCACAAATGCGATGCACTAatcaaaccaaaatcaaaatctcgacgacctCACATCTCTCCCCTCATCCCCAGAGAAAAATCGCGACTCAGCAAGCACGACTTCTTCCCGGAGCCTTCCTTCCAGAGCTCCTCCGCCTACCTCTCCGCCCTCTCCGCCACCGCACCGCCGCCTCCGCGACCGTCTCCTCGGCCGCGCCTCCGAATCCGACGAGCTCATCGAGGCGAAGAAGCAATCCGAGCACGAGATGAAGAAGTGCCTCACCTGGTAGGACCTGATCTGGCTCCGTCATCGGCTCTGGCATCTTCAGCATTACCGAATTGGAGACGCGCGACACCGTCTGCCCCGCGATCATCGCCTCCTACGCCGTCTCCGGCCTCTCCGCTCTCCTCTCCGTCTTGTGCTACACCGAATTCGCCGTCGAGATCCCTGTCGCTGGTGGATCCTCTCTCCTCCGCCTCGAGTTAGGGATTTCATCGCGTTCATCGCCGCCGGTAACATTTTGCTCGAAGGACTCGTCGGCGCCGCCGGATTAGGGCGAACCTGGTCCTCCTATCTCGCTAGCATCTTCAGTAATAATCCCGATTTCCTCCGATTTAGGGTTAATTCCTTCGCTAAGGCTTCAATGTACTGGATCCCTTGCAGTattaatattttgttaattGTGAACGGATCGCCATGCTAGAACGAAGCATTCATCAAATTTTCCCTCAGCGAAGAAATCCACGACGATATCTAATTTTTTAGATTTTggttaattagatattagatattaattaaacataattattaattaatccggtcaaaattgATTTAAAACCCGTTGACTGTTAAATTTTAACGGTTCCATCCATTTCGGACTAAATGTGATCGATTTTTATTTATGAgggaccaaataattcaaaagataatgttatggaccaaaatcaaaaaatccttaaatgttaaggaccaaaaatAGACTTCAGTCATTTATCTGTCTCTCGCCGTTGAAAATTGAAGAAGAAAGCAGAAGcagtatttttattttccgaCGCCGGCGAACCCCCCGCTCCTCATTCTTTCGTCTCTCTCAAAAGCAAACCCTCTCCAACATTCATCAGTTGAGGTAGGAATTCTATTATTTCTCGTCTATTTTACTTTCTGCCCTATGAATTGCCAGTAAAATAGTGAAAACTATTTCAAGTTTATACTATGAATTGACAGTAAAATTGAAACTTTTTTCAAGTTTAGACTATGAATCGGCAGTAAAATAGAAACTACTGTATTTCAAGTTTAGACAAAGGTCGTTTTTTTCCGTAATTCAAAAATCAGATCTTGAATTGGTTGTATATGGTCCATAATTTGGACGTGAATTGTATTTATAAGCAAACACAAGATGTATATGCTTCAAAATTAGGGTAGGAGTTTGTTCAAGAAAAACACacatgtcttttttttttttttgggttccGTAACTAAAAATCAGATCTTGAATTGGTTGTATTAGTAAGCGAAAACCAGATGTTGAATTGGATGTATATGATCCAAAATCAGGGTAGAAATTTGTtcaagaaaaacacaaactGGGAGGGATACATGTGTGAAGATTATCTTTGTTTCAATTTTGCAAAGTCATATCTTGGGTCTTGAAGTTATTCTAAACTCAATATATGTGAAGTAGGAGTCCCTCCTGAGTCAACTATCAACTCTTTACTAGAAAACTTTAATATAGGGCTATTTGTTTTTCATTATAAAAATGTTTGCATAGGTCCTGATGTTACCTTTATCGCCAAACATTCATGTTCCAAGTAATGgcctagctcttgtgatttgcGAAGGTCTAAACTCACTCAATACTTTTAGCTTCTTCAATGGAATTCACTAAATCTCAAATTGCCATGTTTTTAATCGATGAAATGAAGGACCTTTTTTAGCTCCAATTCTAACAGTACATAGCTTTAGGTGTCTTGTTCTTTGTCATCATAATTCAGCTTCAAATCAAGAAAATGAATTAACTTATCCTGCTTATGGAACATTCGTTTCCTTAGTTACTCAATTTCTGCCCCTATAGGCTAATGGTTGTTGTTGGTGAGGCCTCTTTCAAGGCTCGTTTCAATGCCCCAGACTCACAGGTTAGATGTTCATGTTCATTTAGCACTTTCTCACCATGTGTATTATCTGTAGCCGTTTTATATAATTCACGACATGTATGCAATGAATTTGTCATAGATAGAAGCACAAAATATAGGTTATTAAAGTCAGAAATTTTATTGCAGCACTAAATTTTCCATAATTCACCCATAGTAAGATTGATAAAAAGAAACAACTGAATTAGAGCATACTGTAATTACAAGAATAGTTTTTCCTTCATCCTCTGTGATAATTGTTTTTTCATGTGTTGATGAAGATCGCCGACTTTTTGGAAGGGGAAACTGATTTGTTTAGAAAGCTACCACCTGACATCTTTAGATATATCATGAGAAAACTCCAGCTTGAATGCATTATAAGGTGCAAATGTGTTTGCAAATCATGGCGCAATCTAATAGAAATAGGTTTTTTTTATCCGGAGGAGGAGATTTGGATCATGAAGATTCGGAGGTTCATCATCATAAATGCTGTAATTGGCAAGATAAAGGCTGAAAGGAAAAAGAATGTGGCCGTAGGAGAAAGCAAGCTTTGGGTACTCGAAGAAAAAATCAAGGACAAGCCTGTGGTTAGGGGACCAATGCTTGTGGTCGGGGGATCGACTATTATTGTCATTGCTATTGCGGTCGGGTGCTTCATCTTTGGCGTAAGGAAGCGCTCTGTTTAAGTTTTAGGTGGAGTTTTTTTGTGTATGAAGTTTTGAAAATATaggttaattttataaatgggTTACTAAACTATGAGCTTTGTATCAAATTACTAAACTTTGATTTGTTTCAAATTAGTCACTTAACTTTCTACTCCCTCTATTCCctcataattgagtcatttttttattttggatacATTATGATGTTCTGTCTCGGTCTGGGAGTCCTCTGTGGTAAGTTTGCATGTCTTTAAACTCAGCATAAATGAGAAACCAGCAAAAATAACACAATTTGCTCGAATTTCAGGTGCCGTTGGATATCTGGGCTCCAACTTGTTTGTGAGGAGAATTTACAGGAATATCAAATTTATTCTAGATTATATAGAGTTTGTTATTGATGCCATGATAAGTTAAACGCGAATGGGAAGATACATTGGAATGGACAAGCTCTGCACTCTGCAGCATCCTTTTTGTagtgatgaaattaattaattaatttggacTGTTGATTACTAAACTCCATTACATCAAAATCTGTAAAaatttaagagcatctccaacggTGCTTCAAAACTTCAAAACCAATCCTATTGAAggttttttatgaaaaatactCAGATTTTGATTTATTGCATTCAAGTCCAAATAATTTTATGTTTATCAAAATAGAATAATGGAAGGAAGAGAAGAAACCTAAATAATTCTATTAGGAAGAGCAGACGCACACGGCAGGTTGGAGaagaaataacaaataaaaacctaaataattctattaataTTATGTTAATTATTGATTAATGGCTGGCCCATATATATGCAcgttttttaatatataaaaattaagtgaaaaagcaaaaactaaaaatctaaaatatgattaaaatgattaaaaaaaatactcaatcTAATCTAAATAAAAGGATGCATAACAAGATAGCTAACCTAGTTAAAATATGATTAAGAAGATACAATAAAATGTGACCTCTCTCTATTTTCATCCTATGCAGACATTTTATTATCCCAAAATTAGCTATTTAGTGTTTGGAGGGATTTGGATTCAAGAATCGTTCACCATTACCACATATGATTAAGAAGTTGCAAAGTACTTTAGTGTATGATTATTACAAGAAGCAACAATCTTACACAAAAATGTTAGAGACTCGCGATTTTGGATATAAAAGAACTGGACTGCAATGAACTGTACGAAATCGAACTTGAGGCGATGCAAAAATTATAATACTCCTAAAAACTACTCCTAAATTGAATTGATTCGGCAGATGCAATTATGCAAACGTCGCGCGGCAGCGGAAGCGCTGAGCTGAATCGGAGCGACGGCGGTGGCCTCGCTAAATACAGTCAGCTCCGGTAACTTGGTTGGAAGCGTTACTCGAATCGGACGATGAGCAGGTTTTGCCCGAAGTCGTTTTGGATATACCTAGACCGCCTCCGACGTCGATCGCGGTGGGTTTAGTAATTTCCTGGAGAATGAACAGCTCGCCTGCGGAATTTGTGTCTCTGCTAAATGGCTCAGAAGGGTTTCGGTTGAAAGTGAAGAGAAGAAAAGAGCAGTTGCATGAAGACAATGAAGTGAAGAAGATCCGAAGAAATAAGAAGAAGGAATTCAGTTGTGAGCTggcagttagttagttagttgatAGTTAGTTAAACGAGAGATGATCGCATGTGATCACCCTCATGCACCTACATGCACCGTAGCTAGAACTTAGCTCAATGAGCCATAGTATAAATAAGTAGCTAGCTTTCTTTCTCTGTAACTTTCATATATTTTCAATCAATAAAAATATCTTTCTATCTTCTTTATATTGAGAATTGATTTGATATAAGTTTGTTTTTACAAattctacatggtatcagtgAATACTTTTTAGCTTCCGCATTTTATCTCTGGTTTTCTGTGATGGCTCGCGGCAATGGCGGCAACACCGGTAACTCCGGCAATGCCGAAAGCAGCGGATCATCCAACCACTCTACTTTGGAGGACAGTTCAAGTCCATACTATCTACATCCAAGCGACAATCCTAATTTGCAACTGGTATCTCAAGTTTTAACCGGATCAAACTACATCAATTGGAGTAGATCGGTGACTACAGCTCTTCTAGCTAAGAATAAACAGCCTTTTGTCAACGATACTCTTCTCCGACCGGATGATGATCACCTTCTTCTTCCGGCTTGGATTCGATGTAACAGCATGATAGTTTCATGGCTTCGAAACTCTATTTCACCACAGATCTGCTCAAGCATAATGTATCTGGAGAATTCTTATGAAATCTGGCTAGATCTACATGATCGATTCTCTCAATCTGATTCAGCTAGATCCTATCAACTTCGACAGCAGATCATGAACCTCACTCAAGGTCAGAACGATGTTAGCTCATATTTTACCAATCTAAGAATAGTTTGGAATGAATTTAAGCATTTTCAACCGATCGCTTGGTGTACATGCTCGACTTGCCGATGCAATAGTGCTCGGCGATGGCAAACTGCTCAAGAGGAAGATTGCACAATGCAATTCCTCATTGGTCTCAATTCATCATTCTCTCAAATTAGATCTGCTATCCTCTCTGTGGTGCCTTTGCCATCTCTGTCGAAGGTGTTTTCTATGGTTGTGCAGGAGGAGAGGCAAAGGAATATTGATCAAGCCTATATTTctccttctcattcttcaatTGAACAGTTGTTTGCTGCAAATGCGGCTTCTTCCTCCTATGGCAGAGGAAGATTATGCACTCATTGTGGTAAAACCAATCACACTATTGATCGTTGTTTTGTTCTACATGGTTTTCCACCAAGTTTTGGAAGAGGCAGAGGAAAGCCTACATTCAGAGACTCTATGCAACCTAATCAGTGAATTTGGTGGAGGATAACATCACTGATTATAGTGAAAAACAGTTTACTAACACTGCTGCAAATTCATCTGTTACAGCAGGTTCTATACATTCAACTATGGAGCAATGCCAACAACTCATGGCTTTACTGCAGTCTCAGCTTGGCACATCTTCCTCTCCTCAAACCATTTCGGCTCCACCAGAAAATATCTCTGCCGCACCTATCTCCTCACCTCAAATTCCTTCTCCACAACCATCTCGCTTTGCTGGTACATTCTCATTTACTCCTTTTGTTGCTAATATTACTGCTCCTAATTCTTGGCTAATTGATACTGGTGCTACACACCATGTATGTTGCAATCTATCCATGTTTGATTCATCTTCACCTGTTAGTAAGACCTTTGTGAATCTGCCTAATGGTGAAACAGCCAC contains:
- the LOC121790012 gene encoding uncharacterized protein LOC121790012, with translation MLRTKNRLQSFICLSPLKIEEESRSSIFIFRRRRTPRSSFFRLSQKQTLSNIHQLRLMVVVGEASFKARFNAPDSQIADFLEGETDLFRKLPPDIFRYIMRKLQLECIIRCKCVCKSWRNLIEIGFFYPEEEIWIMKIRRFIIINAVIGKIKAERKKNVAVGESKLWVLEEKIKDKPVVRGPMLVVGGSTIIVIAIAVGCFIFGVRKRSV